A single genomic interval of Armatimonadota bacterium harbors:
- the glpX gene encoding class II fructose-bisphosphatase produces the protein MAKDNGQRGPRTVEDRYRHIDYLRVTEEAALAASKWVGKGKKDEADDAACTAMRATLNAMDLRAKIVIGEGERDEAPMLYIGEELGTGNGPEVQIAVDPLEGTNLCANGTPNAISVLAAAVEGEGFLMHAPDTYMEKLVVSKECRGVVDITLPPRVNVRLMAKALGKEVEEITIGILDRPRHESLIWELRDAGCRVHLVPDGDLSVAIAALDTDAGVDALMGTGGAPEGVLTAVAVLCTDGEMQARLRFRNDEERKRAETMMDGDIDRVLHQNDLAKGNVVFCATGITSGDLLKGVRYRRDSVLTESILMRSSTRQIRRIETVHQDPV, from the coding sequence ATGGCAAAGGACAACGGGCAGCGTGGCCCGAGGACCGTCGAGGACAGGTACCGGCACATCGACTATCTCCGGGTGACCGAGGAAGCCGCCCTCGCCGCGAGCAAATGGGTCGGGAAGGGCAAGAAGGACGAGGCTGACGACGCGGCCTGTACCGCCATGCGTGCAACGTTGAACGCCATGGACTTGAGGGCCAAGATCGTGATCGGCGAAGGAGAGCGCGACGAAGCGCCCATGCTTTACATCGGGGAGGAACTCGGAACCGGCAACGGTCCGGAAGTCCAGATCGCGGTCGACCCGCTCGAAGGGACCAACCTGTGCGCCAACGGGACGCCCAACGCGATCAGTGTCCTTGCCGCCGCCGTCGAAGGCGAGGGCTTCTTGATGCACGCTCCCGACACGTATATGGAGAAGCTCGTCGTGAGCAAGGAGTGCCGGGGTGTCGTGGACATCACGCTCCCTCCCAGGGTCAACGTCCGTCTGATGGCCAAGGCGCTCGGCAAAGAGGTCGAGGAGATCACGATCGGCATCCTCGACCGACCGCGCCACGAATCCTTGATCTGGGAACTGAGGGACGCCGGTTGTCGCGTCCACCTGGTTCCGGACGGAGACCTTTCTGTCGCCATTGCCGCCCTCGACACGGACGCGGGTGTCGACGCGCTTATGGGGACCGGTGGAGCCCCTGAAGGCGTCTTGACGGCCGTCGCCGTCCTGTGCACCGACGGCGAGATGCAGGCGAGGCTCAGGTTCCGTAACGACGAAGAACGGAAGCGGGCCGAAACCATGATGGACGGGGACATCGACCGCGTCCTTCATCAGAACGATTTGGCGAAGGGGAACGTCGTTTTTTGCGCGACGGGCATCACGAGCGGCGACCTCTTGAAAGGCGTCCGGTACCGACGCGATTCGGTCTTGACAGAATCGATCCTTATGAGGTCTTCGACCCGCCAGATCCGGAGGATCGAAACCGTGCACCAAGACCCGGTGTGA
- the rpoZ gene encoding DNA-directed RNA polymerase subunit omega yields MAAGEKILPNPDKLNDLEYGPFVLANLAAKRAKQIKEGAPPLVRIDSGHPLSIALAEIAAGKIKPIMAAEGAEAVEAGDYSALESLDIGEVGLLLPAIEEDLELGVVGLDEEESHDDSEEEPVGELSELLEEEEIPAASDDGDISLDDLAEQEEGGDEDESSAPEA; encoded by the coding sequence ATGGCCGCCGGCGAAAAGATCCTGCCCAACCCTGACAAACTGAACGACCTCGAGTACGGGCCGTTCGTTTTGGCGAATCTGGCCGCCAAGCGCGCCAAGCAGATCAAGGAAGGGGCGCCGCCCCTGGTCCGCATCGACAGCGGCCACCCTTTGAGCATCGCCCTTGCCGAAATCGCGGCAGGGAAGATCAAGCCGATCATGGCGGCCGAGGGCGCCGAAGCGGTCGAGGCGGGCGATTACAGCGCGCTCGAGTCGCTCGACATCGGTGAAGTCGGGCTGTTGCTGCCGGCCATCGAGGAAGATCTGGAACTGGGAGTCGTCGGGCTCGACGAAGAGGAGTCTCACGACGACTCGGAAGAGGAGCCTGTGGGCGAGTTGTCAGAGCTTCTGGAGGAAGAGGAGATTCCGGCCGCCTCCGACGACGGCGACATCAGCCTTGACGATCTGGCAGAGCAAGAAGAGGGCGGGGACGAAGACGAATCGTCCGCCCCTGAAGCCTGA
- the dnaJ gene encoding molecular chaperone DnaJ gives MSQDPYSVLGVSRDASADEIKSAYRKLARQYHPDVNPDNPDAEEKFKEVSAAYAVLSDPEKRSRFDQTGLTDDAPSGPGDFYGAGGAGFGDLFGMMEEAFFGGQGRGRRSTGRDGDDHRVDVTLNLEEVLSGTDKLVSFRRLASCGTCGGNGAAPGTSPETCRTCQGSGVVTRMQQTILGSIRTTVTCGTCNGAGKSIATPCTNCHGRGLETVTEKLTVTVPAGIEDGQTLRLGGQGSDGTQGGAKGDLYVVVHVPEDPRFDRQGRTLTTRYPLTFAQAVIGDHVTVQGLTGDLKVDVEPGTQPGAHVRIKGEGLPKLHGGSRGDLYVQFEVKVPKKVSDKESDLLRQFAELRGEPIPSGPEKAGFMGGLFGKKKK, from the coding sequence ATGTCCCAAGACCCTTACAGCGTGCTCGGGGTTTCCCGCGACGCGTCGGCCGACGAGATCAAGTCGGCCTATAGGAAGCTGGCGCGTCAGTACCACCCCGACGTCAACCCGGACAATCCCGACGCCGAAGAAAAGTTCAAAGAAGTCTCGGCGGCTTACGCCGTGCTGTCCGACCCTGAAAAACGGTCACGGTTCGACCAGACCGGTCTGACCGACGACGCACCGTCCGGCCCAGGCGACTTCTATGGAGCCGGCGGGGCCGGGTTCGGCGACCTCTTCGGCATGATGGAAGAGGCCTTTTTCGGCGGCCAAGGGCGGGGCCGTCGCTCGACGGGCCGCGACGGGGACGACCATCGCGTCGACGTCACGTTGAACTTAGAAGAGGTCTTGAGCGGGACCGACAAACTGGTCAGCTTCCGGAGGTTGGCCTCCTGTGGGACCTGCGGCGGAAACGGTGCCGCTCCAGGGACGTCGCCGGAGACCTGCCGGACGTGCCAAGGCTCGGGCGTCGTCACCCGGATGCAACAGACGATCTTAGGTTCGATCCGGACGACGGTGACGTGCGGAACGTGCAACGGGGCGGGGAAGTCGATCGCGACGCCGTGCACCAACTGTCACGGCCGGGGACTCGAGACCGTGACGGAGAAGCTGACCGTGACGGTGCCGGCCGGTATCGAGGACGGCCAGACCCTCAGGCTCGGTGGGCAGGGTTCGGACGGGACGCAGGGCGGAGCGAAGGGCGACCTCTACGTGGTCGTCCATGTTCCGGAGGATCCGCGCTTCGACCGGCAGGGCCGGACCTTGACGACCCGGTACCCCCTGACCTTCGCTCAAGCCGTCATCGGTGACCACGTCACGGTCCAGGGTTTGACCGGAGACCTGAAGGTGGACGTCGAACCAGGGACGCAACCCGGAGCGCACGTGCGGATCAAGGGCGAAGGTCTGCCGAAACTCCACGGCGGGTCGCGCGGAGACCTGTACGTCCAGTTCGAAGTGAAGGTGCCGAAAAAGGTCAGTGACAAGGAGTCCGACCTCTTGCGGCAGTTCGCGGAGCTTCGTGGAGAGCCGATCCCGTCAGGGCCCGAAAAGGCCGGTTTCATGGGCGGGTTGTTCGGCAAGAAGAAGAAATGA
- a CDS encoding 50S ribosomal protein L11 methyltransferase translates to MSVWTKVTAVLTEEPEDWSVYAEVFERHGMPGTVQTDEPPTISAYLAPGTEDGFGPLRTELLERGAVRVDKESVMEEDWAESWKQFFKPRRIGPFLVRPTWEEPDPSLGGREIVLDPGQAFGTGDHPTTRMCLELMGGLEGKDVADIGCGSGILSVAAVLSGARSVDSVDTDPVSVTATQENAARNGVSVRAHVGKGFDPLSASSQYDTVLSNIISAALISLAPEAGRRVRPGGVWIVSGIIEANWEDVQAAAVRSGFSLESEKKEGEWVAAVFRR, encoded by the coding sequence ATGAGCGTCTGGACGAAGGTGACGGCCGTGTTGACCGAGGAGCCGGAGGACTGGTCGGTTTACGCCGAGGTCTTCGAACGTCACGGGATGCCGGGGACAGTCCAGACGGACGAACCACCGACGATCAGCGCCTACCTTGCCCCAGGGACGGAGGACGGTTTCGGACCGCTCCGGACGGAGCTCCTGGAACGCGGCGCGGTCCGGGTCGACAAAGAGTCGGTCATGGAAGAGGACTGGGCCGAGTCGTGGAAGCAGTTCTTCAAACCGCGTCGGATCGGTCCGTTCCTTGTCCGGCCGACTTGGGAGGAACCCGATCCGTCTTTGGGAGGACGCGAAATCGTCCTCGATCCAGGTCAAGCGTTCGGGACGGGAGACCACCCCACGACGCGGATGTGCCTGGAACTCATGGGCGGTCTGGAGGGGAAGGACGTGGCCGATATCGGTTGCGGGAGCGGCATCCTTTCGGTCGCGGCCGTCCTCTCGGGCGCTCGGTCGGTCGACAGCGTGGACACGGACCCCGTCTCGGTCACGGCGACCCAGGAGAACGCGGCCCGAAACGGCGTCTCGGTCAGGGCGCACGTCGGAAAGGGCTTTGATCCGCTTAGCGCGTCGTCCCAGTACGACACGGTGTTGAGCAACATCATCAGCGCGGCCCTGATCTCGCTGGCACCGGAGGCAGGACGGCGCGTCCGGCCCGGGGGCGTGTGGATCGTGTCAGGGATCATCGAAGCGAACTGGGAGGACGTTCAAGCGGCGGCCGTCCGGTCAGGATTCTCGCTAGAGTCGGAGAAAAAGGAAGGCGAATGGGTAGCGGCAGTCTTCCGTCGCTAA
- a CDS encoding 16S rRNA (uracil(1498)-N(3))-methyltransferase, which translates to MGSGSLPSLRSLPRAFVEGMPDPAPESFELPREEFDKFHKVLRLGSGDQVALLPGDGRVVRCVLQGREAEPLETVRPETEPKTRLTLALGLPKPEKLEESVRMATEIGAAGFVLFSAERSVVRWSEDKVAQKTDRLRRIAREASEVCFRTRLPSFAWEPSLGSVLERYPDALVLSEGEGVRRKLEAAGSLPERPVLVIGPEGGWAPQDVKAIGDRAVTLGPRVLRVDTAVAAACTLVLLDRS; encoded by the coding sequence ATGGGTAGCGGCAGTCTTCCGTCGCTAAGGTCGCTTCCTCGGGCGTTCGTCGAAGGGATGCCCGACCCGGCGCCAGAGTCGTTCGAACTCCCGCGCGAGGAATTCGACAAGTTCCACAAGGTCTTAAGGCTCGGAAGCGGCGACCAAGTCGCCCTTTTGCCCGGCGACGGTCGGGTCGTCCGGTGCGTCCTGCAGGGCCGGGAGGCGGAGCCGCTCGAGACGGTCCGTCCTGAAACGGAGCCGAAAACCCGATTGACGTTGGCGCTTGGACTGCCCAAGCCTGAGAAGCTCGAGGAGTCGGTCCGAATGGCGACGGAGATCGGTGCGGCCGGTTTCGTCCTGTTCTCAGCCGAGCGTTCGGTGGTGCGGTGGTCGGAAGACAAGGTCGCCCAGAAGACGGATCGACTGAGACGCATCGCTCGCGAAGCGTCGGAAGTCTGTTTTCGGACAAGACTGCCGTCCTTCGCGTGGGAACCGTCCCTGGGATCAGTACTCGAACGCTATCCGGACGCTCTGGTGCTCAGTGAAGGGGAAGGCGTCCGTCGGAAGCTCGAGGCGGCAGGGTCGCTACCGGAGCGGCCCGTACTCGTGATCGGTCCGGAAGGCGGATGGGCGCCCCAGGACGTCAAGGCCATCGGCGACCGCGCCGTGACGCTGGGGCCGCGGGTGCTACGGGTGGACACGGCCGTGGCCGCCGCTTGCACGTTAGTCCTCTTGGACCGTTCCTAA
- a CDS encoding glycosyltransferase family 4 protein, with product MVGTHVPRRCGIATFTADLSRALMGQGAHVDVIAVDDDDEREYGRPVTFRIREDCIGDYRDAARWVNEGGFDAVCLQHEFGIFGGTDGRYVLEFLRMLECPVVTTLHTVLEHPTSGQREVFEELGRLSDKLVTMSRRGMRILRSTYDVPLGKGVRIPHGTPTTAGKDDGSAKHRLGLDGKKVLLTFGLLSPDKGIEDAIEAMPDVVREHPEAVYIVAGATHPHVKARHGESYRQSLLARIDELQLTENVRLEDTYLSQDDLIERLQAADVVILPYRKKEQITSGVLSVAFASGNAIVSTSFWHAEELLDDGRGELVGFKDPQAIGRAVVGLLDDAARRKALQTVARSEGAKTRWSNVAATYLSAIRDRDEQTRDLVRVRTVTDGLGVPSSRSDVPGLKRLLAMTDDVGLLQHAKYTVPLRQEGYCVDDNARALWLLGRLGAVNGLDERAEAARGAAFAFVVHAFDGETKRFRNFMSYGREWTSAPFSEDADGRSVAALASVMSSYGSEAEKGLAEELLRCALSNPSIVPKMRGAAQAVIGLSTLLEDDVLLDLKGHVSRRTIGLHTVWRSHATSAWPWFEDAVTYEGARLCQALIDGGRAIGRRDIVDDGLTALHWLVGLQQDEEGRFSPIGSEGFYPRGGRKAVYDQQPVEAWATVDAAVAAHRATGDELWRRVGGNALAWFWGANAQGVQMVDPTTGGAYDGLRPDGPNQNQGAESTLSLLGSHLASLSLSRSVSALDARMPTPENVGVA from the coding sequence ATGGTCGGAACCCACGTGCCGCGCCGCTGCGGCATCGCGACGTTCACGGCCGACCTTTCCCGCGCTCTGATGGGCCAAGGCGCCCATGTCGACGTGATCGCCGTCGACGACGACGACGAGCGCGAATACGGGAGACCCGTGACGTTCCGCATCCGGGAAGACTGCATCGGAGACTATCGGGACGCCGCACGGTGGGTCAATGAGGGTGGGTTCGACGCCGTATGCCTGCAGCACGAATTCGGAATTTTCGGGGGAACGGACGGACGATACGTCCTCGAATTCTTGCGCATGCTCGAATGTCCCGTCGTCACGACGCTTCATACGGTCCTTGAGCATCCGACGAGCGGGCAAAGGGAGGTCTTCGAAGAGCTCGGACGGCTTTCGGACAAGCTCGTGACCATGAGCCGGCGAGGGATGCGGATCCTGAGGTCGACTTATGACGTTCCGCTGGGTAAGGGCGTTCGGATCCCGCACGGCACTCCGACGACGGCAGGTAAAGACGACGGCTCGGCCAAGCACCGGCTGGGACTCGACGGCAAGAAGGTCCTCTTGACGTTCGGACTGCTTTCTCCCGACAAGGGGATCGAAGACGCGATCGAGGCGATGCCCGACGTGGTGCGCGAACATCCCGAGGCGGTCTACATCGTTGCCGGGGCCACGCACCCGCACGTCAAGGCCCGGCACGGCGAGTCCTACCGTCAGTCCCTCCTGGCCCGGATCGATGAACTGCAGTTGACCGAAAACGTGCGCCTCGAAGACACGTACCTGTCCCAGGACGACCTCATCGAACGGCTTCAGGCGGCCGACGTCGTGATCCTCCCTTACCGGAAGAAGGAACAGATCACGAGCGGCGTCCTTTCGGTCGCGTTCGCCAGCGGCAACGCCATCGTGTCGACATCGTTCTGGCACGCCGAAGAGTTGCTTGACGACGGCCGAGGCGAACTCGTGGGCTTTAAGGATCCCCAAGCGATCGGGCGGGCCGTCGTCGGCCTTCTCGACGATGCCGCCCGCCGTAAAGCTCTGCAGACGGTGGCGAGGTCGGAAGGGGCCAAGACCCGATGGTCGAACGTCGCGGCCACATACCTGTCCGCGATCCGGGATAGGGACGAGCAGACCCGCGATCTGGTCCGCGTGCGGACCGTGACGGACGGCCTTGGCGTACCTTCGTCGCGGTCGGACGTGCCTGGCCTGAAGCGTTTGCTCGCGATGACGGACGACGTCGGGTTGCTCCAACACGCGAAGTACACGGTGCCTCTCCGTCAGGAAGGCTATTGCGTCGACGACAATGCGCGGGCGCTCTGGCTCCTTGGCCGGCTCGGGGCCGTCAACGGACTTGACGAACGGGCCGAAGCCGCGCGCGGTGCCGCGTTCGCGTTCGTGGTCCATGCGTTCGACGGAGAAACGAAGCGGTTCCGGAACTTTATGTCCTATGGCCGGGAGTGGACATCGGCTCCCTTTTCGGAGGACGCGGACGGCCGGAGCGTGGCAGCACTGGCTTCTGTGATGTCGTCCTATGGCAGCGAGGCCGAGAAAGGCTTGGCTGAGGAGCTTCTCCGGTGTGCTTTGAGCAACCCTTCGATCGTCCCAAAGATGAGGGGCGCGGCCCAGGCCGTGATCGGCCTCAGCACGCTCTTAGAGGACGACGTTCTCCTCGACCTGAAGGGACACGTGTCCCGACGGACGATCGGACTTCATACCGTGTGGCGGTCTCATGCGACGTCGGCCTGGCCCTGGTTCGAAGACGCCGTCACGTACGAGGGCGCGAGACTGTGTCAGGCACTGATCGACGGCGGCCGCGCGATCGGCCGGCGCGACATCGTGGACGACGGCCTGACGGCGCTGCACTGGCTCGTCGGCCTCCAGCAGGACGAGGAAGGTCGCTTCTCCCCGATCGGGTCCGAAGGTTTCTATCCTCGGGGCGGAAGGAAGGCCGTCTATGATCAGCAACCCGTCGAAGCGTGGGCGACCGTGGACGCCGCCGTCGCTGCCCACCGTGCGACGGGGGACGAACTCTGGCGGCGAGTCGGTGGGAACGCTTTGGCCTGGTTCTGGGGCGCGAACGCTCAAGGAGTCCAGATGGTCGATCCGACGACGGGCGGAGCTTACGACGGTCTAAGGCCGGACGGCCCGAACCAGAACCAAGGGGCCGAATCGACGCTCAGTCTGCTCGGGAGCCACCTCGCGTCCTTGTCCCTTTCGCGGTCGGTTTCAGCCCTCGACGCGCGGATGCCCACGCCAGAAAACGTAGGAGTCGCTTGA
- a CDS encoding glycosidase, whose product MKFFERSVSNPILTAADWPYPVNSVFNPGAVRIAGGSTLLLCRCEDFRGISHFTTAVSKNGFDDWTIAGRPVMTPEPDRYPDELWGIEDPRITYVDEFGQYVIAYTAFGEGGPGVALAMTKDFKSFKRRGLVMQPDDKDAALFPRRFKEGFALIHRPVSAERADIWLSYSPDLKNWGRPQHVLKARRGAWWDAYKIGLSPPPIETQEGWLILYHGVRRHASGSLYRVGAALLDLEDPSKVIRRGQEWIFAPEAPYERVGDVPNVVFPGGWTIAEDQDTLRLYYGCADTGIAVATGSLSRIIEWLYGENQVDPYAEEEARIPAHPKDPIES is encoded by the coding sequence TTGAAGTTCTTCGAGCGTTCTGTCAGCAACCCGATCCTGACGGCGGCCGATTGGCCCTATCCGGTCAACAGCGTCTTCAATCCCGGAGCGGTCCGCATCGCGGGCGGCTCGACACTGTTGTTGTGCAGGTGCGAGGACTTTCGGGGGATCTCGCACTTCACGACGGCCGTTTCGAAGAACGGGTTCGACGATTGGACCATCGCTGGACGACCGGTCATGACCCCGGAACCCGACCGCTATCCGGACGAGCTATGGGGGATCGAGGATCCCCGGATCACGTACGTCGACGAGTTCGGACAATACGTGATCGCCTACACGGCGTTCGGGGAAGGCGGCCCGGGGGTCGCGCTGGCGATGACCAAGGACTTCAAGTCGTTCAAACGTCGAGGCTTGGTCATGCAGCCGGACGACAAGGACGCCGCCCTGTTTCCGCGCCGTTTTAAGGAAGGGTTCGCCTTGATCCATCGTCCGGTATCGGCCGAACGGGCGGACATTTGGCTGTCGTACTCGCCCGACCTGAAGAACTGGGGCCGTCCGCAACACGTCCTGAAAGCCCGCCGGGGCGCATGGTGGGACGCTTACAAGATCGGGCTCTCGCCGCCACCGATCGAGACGCAAGAAGGGTGGCTGATCCTCTACCACGGTGTACGGCGCCACGCATCGGGAAGCCTCTACCGGGTCGGAGCGGCGCTGCTCGACCTGGAAGACCCGAGCAAGGTCATCCGGCGCGGGCAGGAATGGATCTTCGCGCCTGAGGCGCCTTACGAACGGGTCGGAGACGTACCGAACGTCGTCTTTCCGGGCGGCTGGACGATCGCGGAAGATCAAGACACGCTCCGCCTTTACTACGGTTGCGCGGATACCGGGATCGCCGTCGCGACCGGCAGCCTGTCCCGGATCATCGAATGGCTGTACGGCGAGAACCAGGTCGACCCCTACGCCGAAGAAGAGGCGCGGATCCCTGCGCACCCGAAAGACCCGATCGAATCCTGA